The Equus quagga isolate Etosha38 unplaced genomic scaffold, UCLA_HA_Equagga_1.0 66862_RagTag, whole genome shotgun sequence sequence GTGGGGGCTTGGTGGGGTGGGATGGGCCTCCCAGCAGAGGAATGGAGGGCCAAGCAGCCCTGGGGAGAGGGCGATGAGGGACAACCCCAGAGGTCAGAGGGAACTGGGGGGCCTCCCACATCCGGcgtttccttttctcccccacAGGGGAGACAGCCACGGTAAACCCTAAGGGTTGTGCCCCCTCCTGCCAGgaagcttcccaggtgatgcaGCTGATTGCGAATCTATCCAACCCAACGGGGGCGTTCAACCTACAAGTGCGGGATGTGGCCTGCTGTGAAAAGGACCTCTGTAATGGGGTGGCCCAGGTGGCGCGCAGCCTCTGGGCCCTGGCTGGGGGGCTCCTGCTCAGCCTGGGGCCTGCCCTCCTCTGGGCCCTGCTGTGAGGACCCCTGGGACTCAGACACCAAGTTGAGGGGGAGCGTCCTTACTGATCGTCCTTCCACGTGGCATTCACAGCAGCTCCCACCTCAAGCTCGCTCTctcacgcacacgcacacacgtgtacacacgcACAAGCAGTcactcacaggcacacacactcacacgcatgcGCTCACACGCATCCACACACACGCTCAGACCCATGAGTTCTCGCAAGCGTAGGCTATGCTTGGACTCCTCCTCCTGCTACAGCCGGGAcccagaggcccagggaaggaCGC is a genomic window containing:
- the LOC124234041 gene encoding lymphocyte antigen 6H-like, translating into MKGIHLLLLAVLLCSQQALSLRCYSCADVENINKCLLIVSCAPTPSVCYKGSMTLTTATGETATVNPKGCAPSCQEASQVMQLIANLSNPTGAFNLQVRDVACCEKDLCNGVAQVARSLWALAGGLLLSLGPALLWALL